From Terriglobales bacterium:
GCCTGACCTCTCGCCCTAATATTGGGCCGGCCGCCGGGGCCATCACCTGGTGGGGGCGCGCGCTGGGCGCCTCCCGTCTTGGAGATCTCGCCGCGGCTCAGGCGGACCTCGAACAGATTCAACTCCTGAAAAACATGCTCGATGCCAGCTCAAATCCCGACGCCCAGTATTGGGCCGGACAGGCAGAAATCCAGCGCCGCGAAGCAGCCGCCTGGCTCGCACACGCGCAAGGCCGTCACGATGAGGCGCTGAAACTAATGCGCTCCGCCGCCGAGATGGAAGATGCCATGGAAAAGAACCCCATCACACCTGGTTCCGTGGTTCCGGCGCGCGAGCTGCTGGCAGACCTGCTGATGGAGACCCAACAGCCTACTCTGGCGCTCACCGAATATCAGACCTCGCTGAAATCAGCCCCCAGACGCTTCCACGCAGTTTACGGTGCAGCCCAAGCCGCTGAATCTGCGAACCAGCCTGAACTTGCCAAAAGCTACTACACCCAACTCGTAGAACTGTGTTCGCAATGTCGGCCAGAAGACCCCAGTTTGCGCCACGCGCAGCAGTTCCTGTCTATGGAATTGAGCAGAAAATCACAGCCATCAAAGTAGGATTCGAGTAGAACCTCTAGCCTAACTTGGCACCGCAGTCGCTTTCTCAGAATTATTACGTTTTCTCGGGGAGGAGTGCGCGCAACGAGCAACCTCGTTCATCCAGAGCACATCTGAAGCGTCGCTTTAAGTCTGGGCCCATCTGTTAAGGAGTAAGCCATGCGCGGCTTTCGTCTCTCCCAGGCCACCTTTGCTCGTTCGCTCTCTCTGATCACGCTGATCGCATTGGCCGGCTGCCTGGCAATTACCCCTGCAGCTTACGCCGACCCGATGCAGTTTGAAATCACCTTTAGCCCAATTGCCAATACCATGCCGGCTGCTTCATTCGAGTTCACGGTGAATAATCCGAAGGCGACGCAAATGATGCCGTTCGGAAAGGTGACCGTCCTCAACAACCCCTGCAGTGCGGCAATTGACAACACCAACTCCATCAGCTCTAGCCCGAACCTCATCTTCGTGCAGTTGAAGTTCTGCACCTCCGCCCTGGATCCACGGATCCAGATCGACTCGCTCATGGCAATAGCTAACAGTCAGGGCACAGGCTTCACCTGTACCGCTGATGCCCTGCTGCCCGGCGGCAAGATTTCCGGCCCGAGCACCCCCTGTTCAGTCGGACCGGTCACCTCCGCCCCGCCAGTAGCATCCGCCCCTGAGCCCTCAGCGCTACTTCTGCTGGGCACGGGCGCCATCGGAATTTTCGGTGGATCGAAAATTCGCAAGCGATGGCAGAAATCCTTGGATAATCAGCCTCGCCAGTTGACTGGCCCTTCTCAAGAAATCTCGATTAACAGCAGCCGCTCTTCTCCGAGCGGCTTTTTTCTTGCGGTGTGAATTCCCGGACTGCGCCCGGCACAGGTGACTCCCGATGGCTGACCGCTGATCGCCGAAAGACTCCAATCATCCGTAGTAGCGAAAATCCTTCCAGAACTCAGGCCAGCTCTTGCGCAGCCCACGACAAACAAAAATATCGGGATGCTCCTCGGTCTCCTCATTCCTTACTCCGTAACGGTTCCATGTGTGGCCGACAAGCTCACAGTGCGTGAAATTCCGGTCGAGGAAGCGCCCCGATATACCAATCACGATCAATGTCTCCGGTGGAGGATCGCCGTAACCACGCTCCCAAAAGGAATTTATTCCGCTGATTGCGGTCGGCAACCCGTACTGCGGCCCATAAAGATTGATAGCTCCAGCCTCTCCATAATTACCCGCGAGGATGCCCAAGCGTGTGCGATCCTCTTCCGGCAGCGAATCGCGGATCTTGGCCGCAGTCTCAACCAGTTCCCGCCAGCCGATCTCTTCGCGGAGGTCTCCTTGAATCCT
This genomic window contains:
- a CDS encoding PEP-CTERM sorting domain-containing protein, with protein sequence MRGFRLSQATFARSLSLITLIALAGCLAITPAAYADPMQFEITFSPIANTMPAASFEFTVNNPKATQMMPFGKVTVLNNPCSAAIDNTNSISSSPNLIFVQLKFCTSALDPRIQIDSLMAIANSQGTGFTCTADALLPGGKISGPSTPCSVGPVTSAPPVASAPEPSALLLLGTGAIGIFGGSKIRKRWQKSLDNQPRQLTGPSQEISINSSRSSPSGFFLAV